In one Pseudarthrobacter oxydans genomic region, the following are encoded:
- a CDS encoding alpha-1,4-glucan--maltose-1-phosphate maltosyltransferase, whose amino-acid sequence MSTGSITDGLRFGRFPITAVQPVVEDGKFPAKALPGEGIVVGATAFREGHDQLGVSAVLFDPEGNERQRVRLAPPRGERGMGTDRWEGVLTPSEEGNWSFAIEAWHDRYGTWHHNAEVKVAAEIDVELMLAEGSALLGEASEDDSRSDWDRGVLRAAADRLADTSLSTEERLGAGFGHDVAGVVAHQPIRELVTVSEKFPLNVERDRAGRGAWYEFFPRSEGAVKDHTTGTWTSGNFRTAARRLDAVAAMGFDVIYMPPIHPIGVQHRKGPNNTLIAGPNDPGSPWAIGAAEGGHDAIHPDLGTFEDFDAFVARANELGLEVALDLALQAAPDHPWVQSHPEWFTTRVDGSIAYAENPPKKYQDIYPLNFDNDPEGLSNEILRIVLLWVSHGVKIFRVDNPHTKPVWFWEWLIAQVNKEVSGVVFLAEAFTRPAMMHALGRAGFQQSYTYFTWRNTKKEIESYFTEVSHESAAFFRPNFFVNTPDILTEYLQFGGPAAFRIRAALAATASPLWGVYAGYELFEHVARPGAEEYIDNEKFEYKERDWDAAAQSGRTLAPYITRLNEIRHAHPALQDLQNLTVHHSTDDATVVYSKHKTLPDGSKDTLIVVVNVDPHGTRESTVSLDLAALELDARDLTHNGGFHVDDLISGESWEWGEYNYVRLDPHVEPAHILRVRRMHQ is encoded by the coding sequence ATGTCGACCGGCTCCATCACTGATGGGCTGCGGTTCGGACGATTCCCGATCACCGCCGTGCAGCCCGTTGTGGAGGATGGAAAATTTCCGGCCAAGGCCTTGCCCGGCGAGGGAATCGTGGTGGGCGCCACCGCTTTCCGCGAAGGGCATGACCAACTCGGCGTCAGTGCCGTGCTCTTCGACCCCGAAGGCAATGAGCGCCAGAGGGTCAGGCTCGCGCCGCCGCGCGGGGAACGCGGCATGGGAACGGACCGCTGGGAAGGCGTGCTCACGCCGTCGGAAGAGGGGAACTGGTCCTTTGCCATCGAGGCCTGGCACGACCGCTACGGCACGTGGCACCACAACGCCGAGGTGAAGGTGGCCGCCGAAATCGACGTGGAGCTGATGCTGGCCGAAGGATCCGCGCTGCTCGGTGAAGCATCCGAAGACGACTCCCGCAGCGACTGGGACAGGGGCGTTCTCCGTGCGGCAGCCGACAGGCTCGCCGACACGTCGCTGAGCACGGAGGAGCGCCTCGGGGCCGGCTTCGGCCACGACGTGGCCGGCGTTGTGGCGCACCAGCCCATCCGCGAACTGGTGACCGTCTCCGAAAAGTTCCCGCTGAACGTTGAACGCGACCGTGCCGGACGGGGCGCCTGGTACGAGTTCTTTCCCCGCTCCGAAGGGGCCGTCAAGGATCACACCACAGGCACCTGGACCTCCGGAAACTTCCGCACCGCCGCCAGGCGGCTTGATGCCGTCGCCGCCATGGGCTTCGATGTTATCTACATGCCGCCCATCCACCCCATCGGCGTGCAGCACCGCAAGGGCCCCAACAACACCTTGATCGCCGGCCCGAACGATCCCGGCTCGCCCTGGGCAATCGGCGCGGCCGAAGGCGGCCACGATGCCATCCATCCGGACCTCGGCACCTTCGAGGACTTCGACGCCTTCGTGGCGCGGGCAAACGAACTGGGCCTGGAAGTTGCCCTGGACCTCGCGCTCCAGGCGGCTCCGGACCATCCCTGGGTACAGTCGCATCCGGAGTGGTTCACCACCCGCGTGGACGGCAGCATTGCCTATGCCGAGAATCCGCCGAAGAAGTACCAGGACATTTATCCGCTCAATTTCGATAATGATCCCGAGGGGCTTTCAAACGAAATTCTGCGGATTGTGCTGCTGTGGGTGAGCCACGGCGTAAAGATTTTCCGCGTGGATAACCCGCACACCAAGCCGGTGTGGTTCTGGGAATGGCTTATTGCGCAGGTAAACAAAGAGGTTTCCGGCGTGGTGTTCCTGGCCGAGGCGTTCACGCGCCCAGCCATGATGCATGCGCTTGGCCGCGCGGGGTTCCAGCAGTCCTACACGTACTTCACCTGGCGGAACACCAAGAAGGAGATCGAGTCTTACTTCACCGAGGTGAGCCACGAGTCAGCGGCCTTCTTCCGCCCCAACTTCTTCGTCAACACCCCGGACATCCTCACTGAATACCTGCAGTTCGGCGGGCCGGCGGCGTTCAGGATCAGGGCCGCCCTGGCAGCGACGGCCAGTCCGTTGTGGGGCGTCTACGCGGGCTACGAGCTGTTCGAGCATGTGGCCAGGCCCGGCGCGGAGGAGTACATCGACAACGAAAAGTTCGAGTACAAGGAACGCGACTGGGACGCCGCGGCGCAATCCGGACGGACCCTCGCCCCGTACATCACCAGGCTCAACGAGATCAGGCATGCCCACCCCGCGCTGCAGGACCTGCAGAACCTGACCGTCCACCACAGCACGGACGACGCCACGGTGGTCTACTCCAAGCACAAGACCCTTCCTGACGGGTCCAAGGACACCCTGATCGTGGTGGTCAATGTGGATCCGCACGGGACCAGGGAATCCACGGTCTCGCTGGACCTGGCGGCCCTTGAACTCGACGCCCGGGACCTGACGCATAACGGCGGCTTCCACGTGGATGACCTCATCTCCGGTGAAAGCTGGGAGTGGGGCGAGTACAACTACGTCCGCCTCGACCCGCACGTGGAGCCCGCGCACATCCTGCGCGTGAGGAGAATGCATCAGTGA
- the treS gene encoding maltose alpha-D-glucosyltransferase, producing the protein MNFNPQSSGQHFTPKSTFELNAPGLQHDPLWYRKAVFYEVLVRAFADANGDGSGDFSGLIDRLDYLQWLGVDCLWLPPFFQSPLRDGGYDISDYNSVLDEFGTISDFKRLVAEAHARGVRVIIDLPLNHTSDQHPWFQESRKDPDGPYGDFYVWSDTDEKYQDARIIFVDTEESNWTFDPIRRQFFWHRFFSHQPDLNFENPKVIEALFDVVRFWLDQGIDGFRADAIPYLYEEEGTNCENLPATHEFLRKLRTMVDESYPGRVIIAEANQPPNEVVEYFGTEEEPECHMAFHFPIMPRLYYALRDQKAAPIIETMHDTPEIPDGAQWGTFLRNHDELTLEMVTADERAAMLGWYAPDPRMRANIGIRRRLAPLLDNSRAEIELINALLLSLPGSPFLYYGDEIGMGDNIWLEDRDAVRTPMQWNPDRNAGFSNADPGKLYLPPIQSLVYNYSMANVEAEAAHSGSLLRWTRQILSVRKNHPAFGLGGFKHVDADHDAVLAYLRELPDGNSAGAVAETILCTFNLSQHPVAAQLKIPQFAGRGLRDVFGGQPFPGINEDGNLTLTLGSHDFFWLRIRSAASNPSSPYTQAIPILSIEN; encoded by the coding sequence GTGAATTTCAATCCGCAAAGTTCCGGCCAGCATTTCACTCCCAAGAGCACGTTCGAGCTAAATGCCCCGGGCCTTCAGCATGATCCGCTGTGGTACCGGAAGGCCGTGTTCTACGAAGTACTGGTCAGGGCTTTTGCGGATGCCAACGGTGACGGTTCGGGCGACTTCTCCGGCCTCATTGACAGGCTTGACTACCTGCAGTGGCTGGGCGTGGACTGTCTCTGGCTGCCACCGTTCTTCCAGTCACCGCTGCGCGACGGCGGCTATGACATCTCCGACTACAACTCGGTCCTGGACGAGTTTGGAACAATCAGTGACTTCAAGCGGCTGGTTGCCGAGGCCCACGCCAGGGGCGTCCGGGTCATCATCGACCTGCCCCTGAACCACACGTCGGACCAGCACCCGTGGTTCCAGGAGTCACGCAAGGACCCGGATGGCCCCTACGGGGACTTCTACGTCTGGAGCGACACTGACGAGAAGTACCAGGACGCGCGCATCATCTTCGTTGATACGGAGGAATCCAACTGGACCTTCGATCCCATCCGCCGCCAGTTCTTCTGGCATCGGTTCTTCAGCCACCAGCCCGACCTGAACTTCGAAAACCCGAAGGTCATCGAGGCATTGTTCGATGTGGTCCGGTTCTGGCTGGACCAGGGAATCGACGGTTTCCGGGCCGATGCCATCCCCTACCTGTACGAAGAGGAGGGGACCAACTGCGAGAACCTTCCGGCCACCCACGAGTTCCTCCGCAAGCTCCGCACCATGGTGGACGAAAGCTATCCCGGGCGGGTCATCATCGCCGAGGCCAACCAGCCGCCGAATGAAGTGGTGGAATACTTCGGGACGGAAGAAGAGCCCGAATGCCACATGGCCTTCCACTTCCCGATCATGCCGCGGCTGTACTACGCGCTCCGGGACCAGAAGGCCGCCCCGATCATCGAGACCATGCATGACACCCCCGAAATACCGGACGGGGCACAGTGGGGCACCTTCCTGCGGAACCATGACGAACTGACCCTGGAAATGGTCACCGCGGATGAGCGGGCGGCCATGCTGGGCTGGTACGCGCCGGACCCCCGCATGCGTGCCAATATCGGCATCCGACGCAGGCTCGCGCCCCTCCTGGACAACTCCCGCGCTGAGATCGAGTTGATCAACGCCCTGCTGCTTTCGCTGCCCGGAAGCCCGTTCCTGTACTACGGGGACGAGATCGGCATGGGCGACAACATCTGGCTTGAAGACCGCGATGCCGTGCGTACCCCCATGCAGTGGAACCCGGACCGGAATGCCGGCTTCTCCAACGCGGATCCGGGCAAGCTCTACCTGCCGCCCATCCAGTCCCTGGTGTACAACTACAGCATGGCCAATGTGGAGGCTGAGGCGGCCCATTCCGGTTCGCTGCTGCGCTGGACCCGTCAGATCCTCAGCGTACGCAAGAACCACCCCGCCTTCGGCCTCGGCGGGTTCAAGCACGTCGATGCCGACCACGACGCCGTACTGGCCTACCTCCGCGAACTTCCGGACGGCAACTCGGCGGGCGCCGTCGCGGAGACCATCCTGTGCACCTTCAACCTCTCGCAGCATCCGGTCGCGGCCCAGTTGAAGATCCCGCAGTTCGCCGGACGGGGGTTGCGCGATGTCTTCGGCGGCCAGCCGTTCCCCGGCATCAACGAGGACGGAAACCTGACCCTGACCCTTGGCAGCCACGACTTCTTCTGGTTGCGGATCCGGTCCGCTGCATCCAACCCGTCGTCTCCGTACACGCAGGCAATTCCGATCCTCTCGATTGAGAACTGA